The following nucleotide sequence is from Paenibacillus andongensis.
TTATAAGAATCATCCCTGATTATTATCTCTTATTTTTTAACTTTCGGACGTTTTGTACCGTATTTGGAACGGGATTGCTTACGGTTGTTAACACCGGAAGTATCCAACGCGCCACGTACGATGTGATAACGTACCCCTGGAAGATCTTTAATTCTACCTCCACGGATCAATACAACACTGTGCTCTTGCAGGTTGTGACCGATACCTGGAATGTAAGCTGTCACCTCTACGCGGTTCGTTAAACGAACACGTGCATATTTACGAAGTGCGGAGTTAGGCTTCTTAGGAGTCATAGTACCTACACGTGTGCAGACACCACGTTTTTGAGGCGCACTCAAATCCGTTGCTTCTCTTTTCAAAGCGTTAAAACCTTTTTGCAAAGCTGGTGATTTAGACTTATCCACCTTTGCTTGACGACCTTTACGTACTAGTTGGTTAATTGTTGGCATATCGCCACCTCCTCCCTACATTCATAACATGATGTTCTTCTTGCAAGCCCACAGATCCAGGCGAGTCATAAATGAGCAAAGAGAAAGTCCTTGCCATGGATAGCCGCAAAAAGTTACTGGAACTTATGTAGACTATAGCCACTAACAAAAACGTCTTAAGCGTTTATTCATTTACAACAGCTGCTACCGCAGCTCCAACTTCAATTCCACATGCTTTACCTAGCATCTTCATAGAATCTACATAGGTAACAGGTACACCCTTCTGCGTACAGAGAGTTACCAGATTTATCGTCAATCGCGGATCTGCATCTTTGGAAACAAAAACTTCGACTGCCTTGCCTTGTTCGACTATTTTTGTAACTTTCTTCGTACCTACACTTATATTCTTCGCCTGTTTGACTTTATCATAAGACATAAGGCACCCCCTTCAAAGAAAAGGAAAGAATATCGACTTAGGCACACTACGATATATTAGCATTT
It contains:
- the rpsL gene encoding 30S ribosomal protein S12 gives rise to the protein MPTINQLVRKGRQAKVDKSKSPALQKGFNALKREATDLSAPQKRGVCTRVGTMTPKKPNSALRKYARVRLTNRVEVTAYIPGIGHNLQEHSVVLIRGGRIKDLPGVRYHIVRGALDTSGVNNRKQSRSKYGTKRPKVKK
- a CDS encoding ribosomal L7Ae/L30e/S12e/Gadd45 family protein, whose amino-acid sequence is MSYDKVKQAKNISVGTKKVTKIVEQGKAVEVFVSKDADPRLTINLVTLCTQKGVPVTYVDSMKMLGKACGIEVGAAVAAVVNE